The following proteins are encoded in a genomic region of SAR324 cluster bacterium:
- a CDS encoding extracellular solute-binding protein translates to MTEINRRKMLKISASTLGVLVTGGLLSKSYAKPSRDIRTQIDIFNFGGEAQQEHQKGIYKKFNKEYPNVTINDIYKPWPGGWGVYTNNFKMRALGGLKTDILSIAIEGTQESIDTGLLLPLDDMIKSSDELKKIVNQFEPALHNGLKATDGTTYFMTREWNNMIIHYNTEMLNEIGLEEPKQDWTWDEFLYAAKNLTRDVNGKKVFGFGIPYFNFGMTPWWYTNNTSYLTDDWKNSNVNDVKMEESMTFLHSLLHEHKVCPAPEGVDVYKLMRNEGIAMTGAGRWPFPSYIKDNFKQVNIVNWPRQRAATTVFGSGGYAITKECKHPELAMELIKHMVGQDHQTGYVKIGTSIPSWRSVSLTPDFSKFPKNAERFFGSLDDIKPVPSPKNFSEVESINLRHIGKMMTNQVKIRKGMKDWHEELQRAMDEAYG, encoded by the coding sequence TTAATAGACGTAAAATGTTGAAAATATCTGCTTCAACTTTAGGGGTACTAGTGACAGGAGGTTTATTATCAAAAAGTTATGCTAAACCATCTAGGGATATTAGAACTCAAATAGATATCTTTAATTTTGGTGGAGAGGCTCAACAAGAACATCAAAAAGGAATCTATAAGAAATTTAATAAGGAATATCCAAATGTAACAATTAATGATATTTATAAGCCTTGGCCAGGAGGTTGGGGCGTTTATACAAATAACTTTAAAATGAGGGCGTTAGGGGGTTTAAAAACAGATATTTTGTCAATAGCAATAGAAGGAACACAAGAAAGTATTGATACCGGACTTTTATTGCCACTGGATGATATGATAAAATCAAGTGATGAATTGAAAAAAATTGTAAACCAGTTTGAGCCAGCTTTACATAACGGTTTAAAAGCTACAGATGGTACTACTTATTTCATGACACGTGAGTGGAATAATATGATAATCCACTATAACACAGAAATGTTGAATGAAATTGGACTTGAAGAACCAAAACAAGACTGGACATGGGATGAATTTTTATATGCCGCTAAAAATTTGACAAGAGATGTAAATGGGAAAAAGGTATTTGGTTTTGGTATACCTTACTTTAATTTTGGGATGACTCCTTGGTGGTATACAAATAATACTTCTTATCTTACTGATGATTGGAAAAACTCAAATGTAAATGATGTAAAAATGGAAGAGTCTATGACATTTTTGCATTCGCTTTTGCATGAACATAAAGTTTGTCCTGCTCCTGAAGGAGTTGATGTGTATAAATTGATGAGGAATGAAGGTATTGCAATGACTGGTGCGGGTAGGTGGCCATTTCCTAGCTACATAAAAGATAACTTTAAACAAGTAAATATTGTAAATTGGCCTCGCCAGCGAGCTGCCACAACCGTATTTGGTTCAGGTGGTTATGCTATTACAAAGGAATGTAAGCATCCTGAGTTGGCAATGGAATTAATAAAACACATGGTTGGCCAGGATCATCAAACGGGTTATGTAAAGATTGGTACATCAATTCCATCATGGAGATCAGTGAGCCTAACCCCAGATTTTTCAAAGTTTCCTAAGAATGCAGAGAGATTTTTTGGAAGTTTAGATGATATTAAACCAGTTCCTTCGCCTAAGAATTTTTCAGAAGTAGAAAGTATCAATCTTAGACACATTGGCAAGATGATGACAAATCAGGTTAAAATAAGAAAAGGGATGAAAGATTGGCATGAAGAGTTACAAAGAGCAATGGATGAAGCTTATGGTTAA